One genomic window of Biomphalaria glabrata chromosome 9, xgBioGlab47.1, whole genome shotgun sequence includes the following:
- the LOC129921583 gene encoding uncharacterized protein LOC129921583 has product MLSHLCFLVLVGCAAVISQEDAPLPSPDFEQKIAAAVDTIKQAAKELENVEGTKDTRDQSLNEYLSSPMNRRSNENLIRKSRDFWGTVWTVAKVAGVAAAVFGK; this is encoded by the exons ATGTTGAGTCACCTCTGTTTCTTAGTTTTGGTTGGATGTGCGGCTGTCATCAGCCAGGAAGACGCTCCATTGCCAAGTCCAGATTTCGAGCAAAAAATTGCTGCAGCGGTTGACACAATCAAACAG GCAGCTAAAGAGCTTGAGAATGTTGAAGGTACAAAAGATACAAGGGACCAGTCATTGAATGAATACCTGTCTTCACCAATGAATCGTCGTTCCAACGAAAACCTCATTAGAAAAAGCAGAGATTTCTGGGGTACCGTTTGGACTGTCGCCAAAGTGGCTGGTGTAGCTGCTGCTGTCTTCGGGAAATAA
- the LOC106073664 gene encoding uncharacterized protein LOC106073664, with translation MLSHLCFLVLVGCAAVLSQEEAPLPSPDFEQKIAAAVETIKQAAKDLENVEGTKDTRDLSLNEYLSSPLSRRSNENLIRKSRDFWSTVGSVAKVAGVAAAVFGK, from the exons ATGTTGAGTCATCTCTGTTTCTTAGTTTTGGTTGGTTGTGCGGCTGTCCTCAGCCAGGAAGAAGCTCCATTGCCAAGTCCAGATTTCGAGCAAAAAATTGCTGCAGCGGTTGAGACAATCAAACAG GCAGCTAAAGATCTTGAGAATGTTGAAGGTACAAAAGATACTAGGgacctgtcattgaatgaaTACCTGTCCTCTCCATTGAGTCGTCGTTCCAACGAAAACCTCATTAGAAAAAGCAGAGATTTCTGGAGTACCGTTGGGAGTGTCGCCAAAGTGGCTGGTGTAGCGGCTGCTGTCTTCGGGAAATAA